In Microbacterium galbinum, a single window of DNA contains:
- a CDS encoding GDSL-type esterase/lipase family protein, protein MTESFLPHMNGVTGSVLQILRHLERHGHDAHVIAPAANGMPQDLHGAPIEAIPSLALPGYRNVRVGTSPASRLAVSLRRFRPDVVHLASPFALGWRGVLAAERLEVASVAAYQTDVAAYTERYRVAATTGIAQTHIARLHRRATLTLAPSSDSARQLEHLGVDRIRRWGRGVDAERFQPARRDENLRARWGGEVVIGYVGRLAPEKQVEDLVALRSLPGARLVIVGDGPSRARLQAMLPDAVFLGHLDGDALATAVASFDVFVHPGESETFGQTLQEAHASGVPVVATGRGGPLDLVRMGIDGWLYRPGDLDDLRMRVADLAGDARKRRAFGESGHDAVQERSWDSVCGRLLEHFDEARTLKRVDTSLRARRSIRPETPLPVVPARWQRYIALGDSLTEGLCDPAPDGALRGWADRLALLLASRGGLHYANLAIRSKRVADVCGPQLDRALQLRPDLVSVLIGANDLVKHRVDIPALAAELERAIVRLRATGATVVLVTPFLPGRRAAAIYTARFAAFATALGGIAARTGSVLIDTDLHPALREREHWGEDLVHLSSSGHRFLAYRAGEILGVPHAEALGALDASLHEQIDIGTGLWWSRHALPWVWRRLHGRAAGDGRVAKHDDYVYLGRSTAQRGVPAGRG, encoded by the coding sequence GTGACAGAGTCCTTCCTTCCGCACATGAACGGTGTGACCGGATCCGTCCTGCAGATCCTGCGCCACCTCGAACGACACGGGCACGATGCCCACGTCATCGCCCCCGCCGCGAACGGCATGCCGCAGGACCTGCACGGTGCCCCGATCGAGGCGATCCCGAGCCTCGCACTCCCGGGGTACCGCAACGTCCGCGTCGGCACCTCGCCGGCCTCGCGCCTGGCGGTCTCCCTCCGGCGCTTCCGCCCGGACGTCGTGCACCTGGCGTCACCGTTCGCGCTGGGATGGCGGGGCGTGCTCGCCGCAGAACGGCTCGAGGTGGCGTCGGTCGCGGCCTACCAGACCGACGTCGCGGCCTACACCGAGCGCTATCGCGTCGCCGCGACGACGGGGATCGCACAGACGCACATCGCCCGGCTCCATCGGCGCGCGACGCTGACCCTCGCCCCCTCGTCGGATTCCGCCCGGCAACTCGAGCACCTCGGCGTCGACCGGATCCGCCGGTGGGGGAGAGGCGTCGACGCGGAACGCTTCCAGCCGGCGCGCCGTGATGAGAATCTGCGCGCCCGGTGGGGTGGGGAGGTCGTCATCGGGTACGTGGGCCGCCTCGCCCCGGAGAAGCAGGTCGAGGACCTCGTCGCGCTGCGTTCCCTCCCCGGCGCGCGCCTCGTCATCGTCGGAGACGGACCGAGCAGAGCGCGCCTGCAGGCGATGCTGCCGGATGCCGTCTTCCTCGGTCACCTCGACGGCGATGCGCTCGCCACCGCCGTCGCCTCGTTCGATGTCTTCGTGCATCCAGGGGAGAGCGAGACCTTCGGACAGACGTTGCAGGAAGCGCACGCGAGCGGTGTGCCCGTGGTGGCCACCGGTCGCGGCGGGCCCCTCGACCTCGTCCGGATGGGGATCGACGGATGGCTCTACCGCCCGGGAGACCTCGACGACCTGCGGATGCGGGTGGCCGACCTGGCGGGCGACGCCCGCAAACGCCGGGCGTTCGGTGAATCCGGCCACGACGCGGTGCAGGAGCGTTCCTGGGACAGCGTGTGCGGACGCCTCCTCGAGCACTTCGACGAGGCCCGCACGTTGAAGCGGGTCGACACCTCGCTCCGCGCTCGCCGCAGCATCCGACCCGAGACGCCCCTGCCCGTCGTCCCCGCACGGTGGCAGAGGTACATCGCCCTCGGCGACTCCCTCACCGAGGGGCTGTGCGATCCCGCCCCCGACGGCGCGCTGCGCGGATGGGCCGACCGCCTCGCCCTCCTGCTGGCCTCGCGGGGAGGGCTCCACTACGCCAATCTCGCCATCCGCTCCAAGCGGGTCGCCGATGTGTGCGGCCCTCAGCTGGACCGCGCCCTGCAACTCCGTCCCGACCTGGTCTCCGTGCTCATCGGTGCCAACGACCTGGTGAAGCACCGCGTCGACATCCCCGCGCTCGCCGCGGAGCTCGAGCGTGCGATCGTGCGTCTGCGGGCGACGGGAGCCACGGTCGTCCTCGTGACGCCGTTCCTGCCGGGTCGGCGTGCGGCGGCGATCTACACGGCCCGGTTCGCGGCGTTCGCCACGGCGCTCGGCGGCATCGCCGCGCGTACGGGCTCGGTGCTGATCGACACCGACCTGCACCCGGCGCTGCGCGAGCGCGAGCACTGGGGGGAGGACCTCGTCCACCTCAGCAGCAGTGGTCACCGCTTCCTGGCGTATCGCGCGGGCGAGATCCTCGGGGTTCCGCACGCCGAGGCCCTCGGCGCCCTCGACGCCTCACTGCACGAGCAGATCGACATCGGTACCGGACTGTGGTGGTCCCGCCATGCCCTGCCCTGGGTGTGGCGGCGGCTGCACGGGCGTGCAGCCGGCGACGGCCGTGTCGCGAAGCACGACGACTACGTCTACCTGGGGCGCTCGACGGCGCAGCGCGGCGTACCGGCGGGGCGGGGGTGA
- a CDS encoding DedA family protein — translation MPTDLLADVLAGPWALAVMCLLVFGDAFLVVIPGEVAVTALGAASVSTGAPPLWAVIACAAAAAALGDIACYLIGRFVGTERWGWMRAPRVRRALDWARRRLDGGMATVLFTARFVPFARLAINLVAGASRVHPPRYLALVTVAALGWAVYQASVGAAVAAVLPGGPIVAVPVSVAVAIGLGLLIDLITRRSRRDLPDETPVA, via the coding sequence GTGCCCACCGATCTCCTCGCCGATGTCCTCGCCGGCCCCTGGGCGCTCGCGGTCATGTGCCTCCTCGTGTTCGGTGACGCCTTCCTGGTGGTGATCCCCGGAGAGGTCGCGGTGACGGCTCTGGGCGCGGCTTCCGTCTCGACGGGCGCTCCCCCGCTCTGGGCCGTCATCGCCTGCGCCGCAGCCGCGGCGGCTCTCGGCGACATCGCGTGCTACCTGATCGGGCGCTTCGTCGGAACCGAACGCTGGGGGTGGATGCGCGCGCCGCGCGTCCGACGGGCGCTCGACTGGGCCCGCCGCAGACTGGACGGCGGGATGGCCACGGTTCTCTTTACCGCACGGTTCGTTCCGTTCGCCCGTCTCGCGATCAACCTCGTCGCCGGAGCGTCCCGCGTGCATCCTCCGCGCTATCTCGCCCTGGTCACCGTGGCAGCACTCGGATGGGCCGTGTACCAGGCATCGGTCGGCGCAGCCGTCGCCGCAGTCCTCCCCGGCGGACCGATCGTGGCGGTCCCCGTGTCTGTCGCGGTGGCGATCGGTCTCGGTCTGCTCATCGATCTGATCACGCGCCGCAGCAGGCGAGACCTCCCGGACGAGACGCCGGTGGCCTAG
- a CDS encoding DUF5302 domain-containing protein, with the protein MSTEEGATSSSEEMKRKFKEALEKKNAQHRQGESHLDGDSAVHGGAAPQTRREFRRKSG; encoded by the coding sequence ATGAGCACCGAAGAAGGCGCCACCTCCTCCTCCGAGGAGATGAAGCGCAAGTTCAAGGAAGCGCTCGAGAAGAAGAACGCGCAGCACCGCCAGGGCGAGTCCCACCTGGATGGCGATTCCGCCGTCCACGGCGGTGCGGCCCCGCAGACGCGGCGCGAGTTCCGACGCAAGAGCGGTTGA
- a CDS encoding cation:dicarboxylate symporter family transporter, giving the protein MAITTGFTLPGFHWRRGKQSWDRHTWLYVSVIIAVVLGALVGLIWPEVGQSFEPLGKGFVALIKMMIAPIIFCTIVVGVGSIAKAATVGKIGGLALLYFMVMSTFALAIGLVVGNLIHPGSGLDMAGATYDADTAEAKSTQDFILGIIPATFFSAFTGESVLQVLFIALLTGFALQGLGDRGAPIMDAVKNLQKVVFRILGMILWLAPLGAFGAIAAVVGKTGISAIWSLGILMVAFYITCILFIVVILGVLLYAVTRVNIFRLMKYLGREYLLIVGTSSSESALPRLIAKMEHVGVSKPVVGITVPTGYSFNLDGTAIYLTMASLFIATGMGQPMSIGEQIGLLVFMIIASKGAAGVTGAGLATLAGGLQAYRPDLVDGVGVIVGIDRFMSEGRALTNFTGNAVATLLIGTWTKQIDRDRVGRVLRGDLPFDESLLDGVDDHGMSDGSEAADVHELKESALDEMSAKEERARRRALQS; this is encoded by the coding sequence ATGGCCATCACCACCGGATTCACGTTGCCCGGCTTCCACTGGAGGCGCGGCAAGCAGTCCTGGGACCGTCACACCTGGCTCTACGTGTCGGTGATCATCGCGGTCGTGCTGGGCGCACTCGTCGGGCTGATCTGGCCCGAGGTCGGGCAGAGCTTCGAGCCGCTCGGCAAGGGATTCGTGGCGCTGATCAAGATGATGATCGCCCCGATCATCTTCTGCACGATCGTCGTCGGGGTCGGGTCGATCGCCAAGGCCGCGACGGTCGGGAAGATCGGCGGACTCGCGCTGCTGTACTTCATGGTGATGTCGACCTTCGCCCTGGCCATCGGGCTGGTCGTCGGCAACCTCATCCACCCGGGATCGGGCCTCGATATGGCCGGAGCGACGTACGATGCCGACACGGCGGAGGCGAAGAGCACCCAGGACTTCATCCTCGGGATCATCCCGGCGACGTTCTTCTCGGCGTTCACCGGAGAGAGCGTGCTGCAGGTGCTCTTCATCGCGCTGCTCACGGGCTTCGCGCTGCAGGGGTTGGGCGACCGCGGCGCACCGATCATGGACGCGGTCAAGAACCTCCAGAAGGTCGTTTTCCGCATTCTCGGGATGATCCTCTGGCTCGCACCGCTCGGCGCGTTCGGAGCGATCGCCGCGGTCGTCGGCAAGACGGGCATCTCGGCGATCTGGAGCCTCGGCATCCTGATGGTGGCGTTCTACATCACGTGCATCCTGTTCATCGTCGTGATCCTGGGCGTTCTGCTCTACGCCGTGACGCGGGTCAACATCTTCCGGTTGATGAAGTACCTGGGCCGGGAGTACCTGCTGATCGTCGGCACGTCGTCGTCGGAGTCGGCCCTTCCGCGGCTGATCGCGAAGATGGAGCACGTCGGGGTGTCGAAGCCCGTCGTCGGCATCACCGTTCCCACCGGTTACTCGTTCAACCTCGACGGAACGGCCATCTACCTCACCATGGCCTCGCTGTTCATCGCGACCGGCATGGGGCAGCCGATGTCGATCGGCGAGCAGATCGGTCTGCTGGTCTTCATGATCATCGCGAGCAAGGGAGCGGCCGGGGTCACCGGCGCGGGACTCGCGACGCTAGCCGGGGGACTGCAGGCCTACCGTCCCGATCTCGTCGACGGCGTGGGCGTGATCGTCGGCATCGACCGGTTCATGTCCGAGGGACGCGCTCTCACCAACTTCACCGGCAACGCGGTCGCGACGCTCCTGATCGGCACGTGGACGAAGCAGATCGATCGCGATCGGGTCGGTCGGGTGCTCAGGGGCGACCTGCCGTTCGACGAATCACTGCTGGACGGGGTCGACGACCACGGGATGTCCGACGGCAGCGAGGCTGCTGACGTGCACGAGCTCAAGGAGTCCGCGCTCGACGAGATGTCGGCGAAGGAGGAGCGCGCGCGTCGGCGTGCGCTGCAGAGCTGA
- a CDS encoding sensor histidine kinase yields MSHARTDRSAASRVFLVLLVSAGVIGALVALFLVVEAQRATRAEAERVTASTAVALAASPLVSSSLADADRERATRTLEPYALEVIDAAGLDFITIMTTTGIRVTHPDLDEIGKPYLGTIPDRPAPLTEEFTGTLGPSVRTIVPVTGADGSLLGWVAAGVTTETISETLLRRLPLSLGITAALVAAGALGAWAARRITRRIAGDLPPGQVRDAVSSYESIRTLGDALRAQTHEHGNRMHTAVALLELGRIDEAIEILTETSRQSQSLVDQVTARRHGDPTVGALLLGKASQAKERGIDWRMTIAPDTPPTPLSPVDSVSVLGNLIDNAMDAVTDSDDRWVSVTLRRSPSDGIELDVADSGPGVPPSLRDEIFASGFSTKEAGVAGRGVGLTLVRALVLDAGGRIEVRDDPTTFHVTLPAARGRGRR; encoded by the coding sequence ATGTCGCACGCCCGCACCGACCGGAGCGCGGCCTCGCGCGTGTTCCTCGTCCTGCTGGTGTCCGCCGGCGTCATCGGCGCCCTGGTGGCGCTGTTCCTGGTCGTCGAGGCGCAGCGCGCCACGCGTGCGGAGGCCGAGCGGGTGACCGCGTCCACCGCCGTCGCGCTCGCCGCGTCACCGCTCGTCTCGTCGTCGCTCGCGGACGCGGACCGGGAACGCGCGACGCGCACGCTCGAACCGTACGCCCTGGAGGTCATCGACGCCGCGGGGCTCGACTTCATCACGATCATGACGACCACCGGCATCCGGGTGACCCATCCCGATCTCGACGAGATCGGGAAGCCCTATCTCGGCACCATCCCCGATCGTCCGGCGCCTCTCACCGAGGAGTTCACCGGCACACTGGGCCCCTCGGTCCGCACCATCGTCCCGGTGACGGGTGCGGACGGGAGTCTCCTCGGCTGGGTGGCCGCGGGCGTCACCACAGAAACCATCAGCGAAACGCTGCTGCGACGCCTTCCCCTCTCCCTCGGCATCACCGCCGCCCTCGTGGCGGCCGGGGCACTCGGCGCCTGGGCGGCACGGCGGATCACTCGACGGATCGCCGGGGATCTGCCTCCGGGTCAGGTGAGAGACGCCGTATCGTCCTACGAGTCGATCCGTACGCTCGGCGACGCGCTGCGCGCTCAGACACATGAGCACGGCAACCGCATGCATACCGCTGTCGCGCTTCTCGAACTGGGGCGCATCGACGAGGCCATCGAGATCCTCACCGAGACCTCGCGGCAGAGCCAGTCGCTGGTGGACCAGGTCACCGCCCGCCGGCACGGCGACCCCACCGTCGGAGCACTGCTGCTCGGCAAGGCCTCCCAGGCGAAGGAGCGCGGAATCGACTGGCGCATGACCATCGCGCCCGACACTCCGCCGACGCCGCTGTCGCCCGTCGACAGCGTGTCGGTCCTGGGCAATCTGATCGACAACGCGATGGATGCCGTGACGGATTCCGACGACAGGTGGGTGTCGGTCACACTGCGTCGCTCGCCGAGCGACGGGATCGAGCTCGACGTGGCCGACAGCGGCCCCGGTGTCCCCCCATCGCTGCGCGACGAGATCTTCGCCTCCGGATTCTCGACGAAGGAGGCGGGCGTCGCAGGGCGAGGGGTCGGGTTGACGCTCGTGCGCGCTCTCGTGCTCGATGCCGGTGGCCGGATCGAGGTCCGCGACGATCCGACCACCTTCCACGTGACCCTTCCGGCTGCGCGCGGGCGGGGCAGGCGATGA
- a CDS encoding response regulator, translating into MIRVLLVDDDALTLELHRNYIERLDGFVVAGECTGARAAVQAILDRANGDGFDLVLLDVTMPDGSGLDVLRTLRARSAAVDVIAITAVRDAETVRQMAALGVFQYLVKPFSFSVFQERLAQYRAHRTQARATDGEATQAEIDALLGRSTGSIPLPKGLSPSSLDRVTAALRRSGPLSASEAAAELGMSRVAARRYLEHLAAEGLADRGARYGARGRPETEYTWRRGDGT; encoded by the coding sequence ATGATCCGCGTGCTGCTCGTCGATGACGACGCCCTCACGCTCGAGCTGCATCGGAACTACATCGAGCGGCTCGACGGGTTCGTCGTCGCCGGGGAGTGCACCGGAGCACGCGCCGCGGTGCAGGCGATCCTGGACCGCGCGAACGGCGACGGATTCGACCTCGTGCTCCTCGACGTGACGATGCCCGACGGCTCCGGACTCGATGTGCTGCGCACACTCCGCGCCCGCTCCGCCGCCGTCGACGTGATCGCGATCACCGCGGTGCGAGACGCCGAGACGGTCCGTCAGATGGCGGCGCTCGGTGTCTTCCAGTACCTCGTCAAACCGTTCTCGTTCTCCGTCTTCCAGGAGCGACTGGCGCAGTACCGCGCGCATCGCACGCAGGCGCGGGCGACGGACGGAGAAGCGACCCAGGCCGAGATCGATGCGCTGCTGGGGAGGTCGACCGGGAGCATTCCCCTGCCGAAGGGCCTCTCACCCTCCTCTCTGGATCGGGTGACGGCCGCGCTGCGGCGCAGCGGACCGCTCTCGGCGAGCGAGGCTGCGGCCGAGCTGGGGATGTCGCGCGTCGCCGCTCGGAGGTACCTCGAACACCTCGCCGCTGAGGGCCTCGCCGACCGCGGGGCACGCTATGGCGCCCGCGGTCGCCCGGAGACCGAGTACACGTGGCGACGAGGCGACGGAACCTGA
- a CDS encoding FAD-binding oxidoreductase, with the protein MSASEAIAALRRSFAGRMLLPDDAGFDAARAPWNLSIDQHPALVANPRDVGDLRALLVAARETGMPLAVQPGGHGAGSDVTGAILVRMADFDMLDIDTAAGTAVVGAGVRWGRVIEALEGSGWVAPAGSSPVVTVAGYTLGGGHSLFSRTAGLGSDNLRAAWVLRTDGRHERVDDGSDPDLMWALRGAGGVVGVVTALEIDLVPAPAVWGATLVFDVADAEAVLRGVRDLAPVAPPTLNASVTSTRMPDAPQLPEAIRGKSFVTVQLISTAGPADDLLERLRSVAPVQREAVGETSPVTIAAQSGEPTEPTPSRGASAALASLDDDTIDALLSFHRHDDQWPVIGIEFRMLGGALATPRRAGFAGLESAGWLVYALAPLFPGAPVQPGDASLARFREIVAPASAERTVPTFLTPGQTLAGAATGEALARLRAVRERVDPDGLLHHGRLPR; encoded by the coding sequence ATGTCAGCCTCCGAAGCAATCGCCGCCCTCCGTCGTTCGTTCGCGGGGCGGATGCTGCTGCCCGACGATGCCGGTTTCGACGCCGCACGGGCGCCGTGGAACCTCTCGATCGATCAGCACCCCGCGCTGGTGGCGAATCCTCGAGACGTCGGCGATCTCCGGGCGCTGCTCGTCGCGGCACGCGAGACCGGGATGCCCCTCGCGGTGCAGCCCGGCGGTCACGGGGCGGGGAGCGATGTGACCGGGGCGATCCTGGTGCGCATGGCTGACTTCGACATGCTCGACATCGACACGGCTGCGGGGACCGCCGTCGTCGGTGCCGGGGTGCGGTGGGGGCGCGTTATCGAGGCGCTCGAGGGCTCGGGATGGGTCGCTCCGGCGGGGAGCAGCCCGGTCGTCACCGTGGCCGGTTACACGCTCGGCGGCGGTCACTCCCTGTTCAGCCGCACGGCGGGTCTCGGGTCCGACAACCTGCGTGCGGCGTGGGTGCTGCGCACCGACGGGCGCCACGAGCGCGTCGACGACGGGAGCGACCCCGATCTCATGTGGGCACTGCGCGGCGCGGGCGGGGTCGTCGGCGTCGTCACGGCGCTCGAGATCGATCTGGTGCCCGCCCCCGCCGTCTGGGGCGCGACGCTGGTCTTCGACGTCGCGGATGCCGAGGCGGTCCTCCGCGGTGTGCGCGACCTGGCCCCGGTCGCACCGCCGACGCTGAACGCGTCGGTCACGTCGACCCGCATGCCCGACGCGCCGCAGCTGCCCGAAGCGATTCGCGGCAAGAGCTTCGTGACGGTGCAGCTCATCTCGACCGCGGGCCCGGCCGATGATCTGCTCGAGCGCCTACGGAGCGTCGCGCCCGTGCAGCGAGAGGCGGTGGGGGAGACCTCTCCCGTCACCATCGCTGCACAATCGGGGGAACCGACCGAGCCCACGCCGAGCCGTGGTGCCTCGGCGGCGCTGGCCAGTCTCGACGACGACACGATCGATGCGCTCCTCTCGTTCCATCGGCACGACGACCAGTGGCCGGTGATCGGAATCGAGTTCCGCATGCTCGGAGGGGCGCTGGCAACACCGCGGCGCGCGGGATTCGCCGGTCTCGAATCGGCCGGATGGCTCGTGTACGCGCTCGCTCCGCTGTTCCCGGGCGCTCCGGTTCAGCCCGGTGATGCGAGCCTTGCGCGTTTCCGCGAGATCGTCGCACCGGCATCCGCCGAGCGCACGGTTCCCACCTTCCTCACGCCCGGGCAGACGCTCGCCGGGGCGGCGACCGGCGAGGCGCTCGCACGCCTGCGTGCGGTGCGGGAGCGGGTCGACCCGGATGGCCTCCTCCACCACGGACGTCTTCCGCGCTGA
- a CDS encoding FMN reductase: protein MTTRRIAVVSAGLSNPSSTRMLADRLAAETVRELAAREIDATVDVIELRDYAHDITNNLLTGFAPPALETAINTVVSADALIAVTPIFSTSYSGLFKSFIDVLDPDALTGKPVLIGANAGTARHSLAIDYAIRPLFAYLHADAVSTGVFAASSDWGGAGDDVAPLAKRVEKGARELADVIARREAAVATDPFDPATYLGEGRSFGHMLGGLAGE from the coding sequence ATGACCACGCGTCGGATCGCCGTCGTCTCGGCCGGACTCTCGAACCCGTCGTCCACACGGATGCTCGCGGATCGTCTCGCCGCCGAGACCGTGAGAGAACTCGCCGCTCGCGAGATCGATGCGACGGTCGACGTGATCGAACTGCGCGACTACGCGCACGACATCACGAACAACCTGCTCACGGGGTTCGCTCCTCCCGCCCTCGAGACCGCGATCAACACGGTCGTCTCGGCGGACGCCCTCATCGCGGTGACGCCGATCTTCTCGACGAGCTACTCGGGACTCTTCAAGTCGTTCATCGACGTGCTCGACCCCGACGCGCTCACGGGAAAGCCGGTGCTCATCGGTGCGAATGCGGGCACGGCCCGTCACTCGCTCGCGATCGACTACGCCATCCGGCCGCTCTTCGCCTACCTCCACGCCGACGCGGTCTCGACCGGCGTCTTCGCGGCCTCGAGCGACTGGGGCGGCGCGGGTGACGACGTCGCCCCGCTCGCCAAGCGCGTCGAGAAGGGTGCGCGCGAGCTGGCCGACGTCATCGCTCGCCGGGAGGCGGCGGTCGCGACTGATCCGTTCGACCCCGCGACCTACCTCGGCGAGGGACGCTCGTTCGGGCACATGCTCGGAGGCCTCGCCGGCGAGTGA